A stretch of Metabacillus sp. FJAT-52054 DNA encodes these proteins:
- a CDS encoding STAS domain-containing protein: MKGEESELEELRAEIRALNQKVTDCEQLIKDLSAPIIPSIVPETILIPFTGRLDADRFELMITKITEYTFSANVSTAVIDFTAISKKEIGEISIFGRYIENLTSTLKLMGVQVLFVGFNPAITQILAESGMAFVKELNTFSSFRTALQYLMKEKGMVFQKINES, encoded by the coding sequence ATGAAAGGTGAAGAAAGTGAATTAGAGGAATTACGAGCTGAAATTAGAGCGCTGAACCAGAAGGTAACGGACTGCGAGCAGTTAATAAAGGATTTATCTGCCCCCATTATCCCTTCTATTGTACCTGAGACCATTCTGATTCCATTTACGGGAAGGCTGGATGCGGATCGTTTCGAGCTGATGATCACGAAGATTACCGAGTACACTTTTTCTGCAAATGTGAGTACTGCGGTCATTGATTTTACTGCTATATCCAAAAAGGAGATAGGGGAAATTTCTATTTTTGGGAGATACATTGAAAATCTGACTTCAACTTTAAAACTCATGGGTGTACAAGTACTGTTTGTTGGCTTTAACCCTGCTATTACACAAATTCTTGCAGAGTCCGGTATGGCTTTTGTGAAGGAGTTGAACACTTTCTCATCCTTCCGCACAGCTTTGCAATATTTAATGAAGGAAAAAGGCATGGTTTTTCAGAAAATTAATGAGAGTTAA
- a CDS encoding methyl-accepting chemotaxis protein — MQNVQQMIEADIKKKNVLMYTAFSISLVLALLKSIGTKETETIILFAAELILFTAVFFLFQKILKKYLLFPYASVVLVNVFTITGIFVAGGGWTVVVVTFFLAIFAVVHFQKLIFAIGFTLGLVTIILAGMYSAKELASIQTNIATVILAYVLSGLILSVLIHLNRQQSEHVRQLVIETEAKAAEESSQAAQLHDSMKHILESVSVASERIQSNLRAQSDMKAGINEMAAGSYQQTEQISNISQNTSVSHEMMMKLSNQMKELLEEAEQTRKITGEGESKVSHFTQDVTEIKVTISDLNQSFHELSEKVKETNTFSNSIKQISEQTNLLALNASIEAARAGEAGKGFSVVAEEIRKLAEMTNKTAESITANLMQVNQDNSLTLKKMEESERKIVKVLDSSEDVGKYFETLKRMIQKMNEDFLHTEKVYSKVVDSSSEVEKSTAELAAIIEESSAGLEEMNASVETLTADNEMISGLMIQTSGKAKEIMSVR, encoded by the coding sequence ATGCAAAATGTTCAGCAGATGATTGAAGCGGACATCAAAAAGAAAAATGTATTAATGTACACAGCTTTCTCCATATCACTTGTTCTTGCTCTATTAAAATCGATTGGAACGAAAGAAACAGAAACGATCATCCTCTTTGCAGCAGAACTTATCCTATTTACAGCTGTTTTCTTCCTATTCCAAAAGATCCTCAAAAAATATCTTCTTTTTCCTTATGCAAGTGTGGTTCTGGTAAACGTGTTTACGATCACGGGAATATTTGTTGCTGGAGGAGGATGGACTGTAGTAGTTGTCACCTTCTTTTTGGCGATTTTTGCAGTTGTACATTTCCAAAAACTGATTTTCGCGATTGGATTTACACTTGGTTTAGTTACCATTATTCTTGCAGGCATGTATAGTGCGAAGGAATTGGCCTCGATTCAGACGAACATCGCCACAGTTATTCTTGCCTATGTACTGTCAGGTCTGATTTTGTCTGTACTCATCCATTTAAATAGGCAACAGTCGGAACATGTTCGTCAGCTTGTTATTGAAACAGAAGCGAAAGCGGCAGAAGAGAGCAGTCAAGCGGCTCAGCTTCATGACAGTATGAAACATATTCTTGAAAGTGTTTCCGTTGCAAGCGAACGCATTCAAAGCAACCTTAGAGCTCAGAGTGATATGAAGGCAGGGATCAATGAAATGGCTGCTGGAAGCTATCAGCAGACAGAGCAAATTTCAAATATTTCTCAAAACACCTCTGTTTCCCATGAAATGATGATGAAGCTGAGCAATCAAATGAAAGAGCTTTTAGAGGAAGCGGAACAAACGCGGAAAATAACTGGGGAAGGAGAAAGCAAGGTTTCCCATTTTACTCAGGATGTTACGGAGATTAAAGTGACGATTTCGGACCTTAACCAATCGTTTCATGAGCTGAGTGAAAAGGTAAAAGAAACCAACACTTTCTCCAACAGCATTAAACAAATTTCGGAACAAACCAATCTTTTGGCTTTGAATGCATCCATTGAAGCTGCACGGGCGGGCGAAGCTGGAAAAGGATTTTCAGTCGTTGCAGAAGAAATCCGCAAGCTTGCTGAAATGACAAACAAAACAGCTGAAAGTATAACAGCCAATTTAATGCAAGTTAACCAAGATAATTCACTTACCCTGAAAAAAATGGAGGAAAGCGAAAGGAAAATTGTAAAGGTTTTAGACTCATCTGAAGATGTTGGTAAATATTTTGAAACGCTGAAGAGAATGATCCAGAAAATGAATGAAGATTTTCTTCATACAGAAAAAGTGTACAGCAAAGTGGTTGACAGCAGCTCAGAAGTAGAAAAATCAACAGCAGAGCTTGCTGCGATTATTGAAGAGTCGAGTGCAGGACTCGAAGAAATGAATGCTTCTGTCGAAACGCTCACCGCTGATAATGAAATGATTTCTGGCTTAATGATTCAGACCTCAGGCAAAGCGAAAGAAATTATGAGTGTGCGTTAA
- a CDS encoding SDR family oxidoreductase → MRLKDKVSVVTGGAEGIGRETAIRLAKEGSKVIVSDFNEELGELTVRDIQESGGEARFFKADVTSFEQVEALVEFTVQTFGNIHVMFNNAGIGITKPFLDHSPEDYHKVVNVNQHGVYYGMLAAARKMKDLGTEGVIINNASVFGFVGTLGITGYQAAKGAVVMLTKHGALELAPHGIRVVGIGPAAVNTKIVQGYRDAGLLEYMKKQQLTRKLIEPEEIAAVTAFLATDEARSLNGSIVMADDGFASFKSDIRP, encoded by the coding sequence ATGAGATTAAAGGATAAAGTAAGTGTTGTAACAGGCGGAGCAGAAGGAATCGGCAGAGAAACAGCGATAAGACTTGCAAAAGAGGGCTCAAAAGTAATTGTTTCTGATTTTAATGAAGAACTAGGAGAGCTTACAGTTCGCGATATTCAAGAAAGCGGCGGAGAAGCGCGCTTTTTCAAAGCAGATGTAACAAGCTTTGAACAAGTAGAAGCACTTGTAGAATTCACGGTACAGACGTTCGGGAATATTCATGTAATGTTCAATAATGCGGGAATCGGAATTACAAAACCATTTTTAGATCATTCACCTGAGGATTATCATAAGGTTGTAAATGTGAATCAGCATGGTGTTTATTATGGAATGCTTGCGGCAGCCCGGAAAATGAAGGATCTGGGTACGGAAGGCGTGATTATTAACAATGCTTCTGTGTTCGGATTTGTCGGAACACTTGGAATTACGGGCTATCAGGCTGCAAAAGGTGCGGTTGTTATGCTGACAAAGCATGGTGCACTTGAACTCGCCCCTCATGGAATCCGAGTAGTAGGAATTGGCCCTGCAGCGGTTAATACAAAAATTGTTCAGGGGTACAGAGATGCTGGATTGCTTGAATATATGAAGAAGCAGCAGCTTACCAGAAAGCTGATTGAGCCTGAAGAAATTGCTGCTGTAACAGCTTTTCTGGCAACAGATGAAGCTCGCTCACTTAATGGATCTATCGTAATGGCGGATGATGGATTTGCAAGTTTTAAATCAGATATCAGGCCTTAA
- a CDS encoding STAS domain-containing protein, whose translation MDMNQALRDYFRQHANNLTEDWYSTLENYDPSTVYGSKDPEVIKGLKAQNLEFHMHAPDIFIEDKETFLVKFYEWVHQIAKDGAHLRTPNYLVIREFKRVRKQYIKLINAFIHEHRDDVSRELANDWMNKVLEVFDIAVLKFVEEAENNSKQLLKAQQEMIYELSSPVISLANKDALLPLVGDIDTARAKIILENTLEQCSQKGVEHLFIDLSGVVIIDTMVAQQIFQLIDTLNLIGVKTTISGIRPEIAMTAMQLGLSFEKTNIRSTLSQAIVSAKKDI comes from the coding sequence ATGGATATGAATCAGGCGCTGCGCGACTACTTCCGCCAGCATGCTAATAATCTTACTGAGGACTGGTACAGTACGCTGGAAAATTATGATCCTTCTACTGTTTATGGTTCTAAAGACCCTGAAGTGATTAAGGGATTAAAAGCACAAAATTTGGAATTCCATATGCATGCACCTGATATATTTATAGAGGATAAAGAAACATTCTTAGTTAAATTCTACGAATGGGTTCATCAAATTGCAAAGGACGGAGCCCATCTTAGAACGCCTAATTACTTGGTTATTAGAGAATTTAAAAGAGTCCGCAAGCAGTATATCAAACTGATCAACGCATTTATTCATGAGCACCGTGATGATGTTTCGCGCGAACTGGCTAATGATTGGATGAACAAAGTGCTGGAAGTCTTTGATATTGCCGTTTTAAAATTTGTAGAGGAAGCCGAGAACAATTCAAAACAGCTGCTTAAAGCACAGCAGGAAATGATTTACGAGCTTAGTTCTCCTGTTATTAGCCTCGCCAATAAAGATGCTCTTTTGCCGCTTGTAGGGGATATTGATACAGCAAGGGCTAAAATTATTCTTGAAAATACGCTGGAACAATGCTCACAAAAGGGTGTTGAACATCTTTTTATCGATTTATCAGGTGTTGTGATCATTGATACGATGGTCGCTCAGCAAATTTTCCAGCTCATTGATACCCTAAATTTAATAGGCGTTAAGACTACAATCTCAGGCATCCGTCCTGAAATTGCCATGACAGCTATGCAGCTTGGGCTTTCTTTTGAGAAAACCAATATCCGCTCCACTTTATCTCAAGCGATCGTTTCAGCAAAAAAGGACATCTAA
- a CDS encoding ABC transporter ATP-binding protein, translated as MIEVKGIIKKFGFKTVLDEVTFEAAKGEITCLIGINGAGKTTALKAIMGLTPVQSGNILIDGEKLNKKTLEKITYIPDTPIMQPGMTIQQFMEFMEDFYPNWNRERAFELLHFFKLNKGDKISCLSKGNAAKASLLMGLSLDTDYLLMDEPFSGIDIFSREQITNVFTSHLIEGRGVIITTHEIQDIEHLIDRVVLLENGRVCKQFNAEDMRISEGKSVIDVMREVYNA; from the coding sequence ATGATTGAAGTAAAAGGGATAATAAAGAAATTCGGATTTAAAACGGTACTGGATGAAGTAACATTTGAAGCCGCCAAGGGTGAGATTACTTGTTTAATAGGGATTAATGGGGCAGGAAAGACAACGGCACTAAAAGCCATCATGGGGCTTACTCCCGTCCAGTCCGGTAATATTCTGATTGATGGAGAAAAGCTGAATAAAAAAACGCTGGAGAAAATTACGTACATACCGGATACGCCGATCATGCAGCCCGGAATGACAATCCAGCAGTTCATGGAATTTATGGAGGATTTTTATCCGAACTGGAACCGGGAACGGGCATTTGAGCTTCTTCATTTCTTTAAATTGAATAAAGGGGACAAAATTTCATGCCTTTCAAAAGGAAATGCAGCGAAAGCAAGCTTGCTTATGGGCTTGTCGCTTGATACCGACTATCTCCTGATGGATGAGCCTTTTTCAGGAATTGATATTTTCAGCAGGGAACAGATCACCAATGTATTCACAAGCCATTTGATTGAGGGGCGGGGCGTCATTATTACCACCCATGAAATTCAGGACATTGAGCATCTGATTGATCGGGTGGTTCTTCTTGAAAATGGGAGAGTCTGCAAACAATTTAATGCAGAGGATATGAGAATCTCAGAAGGCAAATCTGTAATTGATGTGATGAGAGAGGTGTATAACGCATGA
- a CDS encoding GntR family transcriptional regulator, which produces MSTIFNNRDPVYLQVVRYFKEQIATGKLKAGQEIPSRREIAGMLSINPNTAQKAYKEMEEQQLIFTERNVPSKVTTDTSILNRVREELIMEAVDSFIQSIKPIQVPVEELVQIIHEKYSQTE; this is translated from the coding sequence ATGAGCACGATTTTTAATAATAGAGACCCTGTTTACCTTCAGGTGGTCCGCTACTTCAAAGAGCAAATCGCCACCGGAAAGCTAAAGGCAGGGCAGGAAATTCCGTCCAGGAGGGAGATTGCAGGAATGCTGAGTATTAACCCCAATACGGCGCAAAAAGCGTACAAGGAAATGGAAGAGCAGCAATTGATTTTTACAGAGAGAAATGTTCCAAGTAAAGTAACAACCGATACCTCCATTTTAAATCGCGTACGGGAGGAACTGATTATGGAGGCGGTTGATTCGTTTATCCAATCCATAAAACCAATACAGGTTCCTGTAGAGGAGCTTGTCCAAATTATTCATGAGAAATACAGTCAGACCGAATAG
- a CDS encoding sugar phosphate isomerase/epimerase, with translation MSQLPISVQMYTLTDECEKDFLKTLNKVAEIGFDGVEFAGYYGVNPAELRKNLDELNLRASGSHFVLKELEENLEKHIEAQHILGSKHLIIAYPYDRMEKEAEYHELAQKLNVMGQKIHEAGLTLSYHHHEFELLTFGDKTGLDILMDETNPEWVQTELDVYWLTHAGKNPAEWIQKYSNRLSLVHMKDMEASEDKAFAELGTGVIDLQAVVQKAAAAKAEWLVVEQDVCKRPPLESISISYQYLNDLKVKGV, from the coding sequence ATGAGTCAATTGCCGATTTCTGTTCAGATGTATACATTAACAGATGAATGTGAAAAGGATTTTTTGAAAACGCTTAACAAGGTGGCTGAAATTGGTTTTGACGGTGTGGAGTTTGCCGGGTATTACGGAGTTAATCCTGCTGAGTTGCGAAAAAACCTGGATGAGCTTAATCTGCGGGCTTCTGGAAGCCATTTCGTTCTTAAGGAGCTTGAAGAGAATTTAGAGAAACACATTGAGGCTCAGCATATATTAGGGAGTAAGCATCTGATTATTGCCTATCCTTATGACCGGATGGAGAAGGAAGCTGAATATCATGAGCTTGCCCAAAAGCTGAATGTAATGGGACAAAAAATACATGAAGCCGGACTTACGCTAAGCTATCATCATCATGAATTTGAATTGCTCACATTTGGGGATAAAACGGGTTTGGACATTTTAATGGACGAAACGAATCCGGAATGGGTACAAACAGAACTAGATGTATATTGGCTTACACATGCCGGAAAGAATCCCGCCGAATGGATTCAGAAGTACAGCAATCGCTTATCGCTCGTACATATGAAGGATATGGAAGCAAGTGAAGACAAAGCCTTCGCCGAGCTGGGTACAGGAGTAATCGATTTGCAGGCCGTTGTGCAAAAGGCTGCGGCAGCAAAAGCTGAATGGCTTGTAGTTGAACAGGATGTGTGCAAAAGGCCTCCGCTTGAAAGCATTTCAATCAGCTATCAGTATTTAAATGATCTCAAGGTTAAAGGGGTTTAA
- a CDS encoding SMP-30/gluconolactonase/LRE family protein → MNQAELVYDAKAILAEGPVWDDREGLLYWIDIHGKAIHIFNPDTKKDRLIDTGEKIGAISLSEKGDLIAALENGFYRIDSKTGKKTFLTDPESDKPDNRFNDGKCDPTGRFLAGTMQKEGQGTTGALYSMDENQKVRKLINEAGISNGLAWNESGDTFYYIDTPTQKVAAFDYDLNSGSLSNKRIVIEIPEDEGHPDGMTIDAEGNLWIAHFNGSRVSRWNPNTGEKLEEVKLPVSQVTCCTFGGDQLDVLYITTGRENLEDAALAEQPLAGAIFQYKTNANGKKAFRYKG, encoded by the coding sequence ATGAATCAGGCGGAACTGGTTTATGATGCAAAAGCGATTTTAGCTGAAGGCCCTGTTTGGGATGACAGGGAGGGCTTGTTATACTGGATCGATATTCATGGAAAAGCCATACATATTTTCAATCCTGACACAAAAAAAGACCGTCTAATTGATACTGGAGAAAAGATTGGTGCGATTTCTCTATCTGAAAAAGGCGATTTGATTGCCGCCTTGGAGAATGGATTTTACCGGATTGATAGTAAAACGGGTAAAAAGACATTTCTTACTGATCCGGAAAGCGATAAGCCGGATAATCGATTCAATGACGGAAAATGTGATCCGACGGGGAGATTTCTTGCGGGCACGATGCAGAAAGAGGGCCAGGGTACTACGGGGGCTTTGTACAGTATGGATGAGAATCAAAAGGTCCGGAAGCTGATTAATGAAGCAGGCATTTCAAATGGTCTTGCATGGAATGAGAGCGGGGACACTTTTTATTATATTGATACTCCTACACAAAAGGTTGCTGCGTTTGATTATGATTTGAATTCAGGGAGCTTATCGAATAAACGGATAGTGATTGAAATACCCGAGGATGAGGGCCATCCGGACGGAATGACAATCGATGCTGAAGGAAATCTATGGATTGCACATTTTAATGGATCACGTGTTTCCAGATGGAATCCAAATACGGGAGAAAAGCTTGAAGAGGTAAAGCTTCCGGTGTCACAGGTTACATGTTGTACATTCGGAGGGGATCAGCTTGATGTGTTGTACATTACAACCGGCCGTGAGAATCTGGAGGATGCTGCATTGGCTGAACAGCCGCTTGCAGGTGCCATTTTTCAATATAAAACCAATGCGAATGGAAAAAAGGCTTTTCGTTATAAAGGATAA
- a CDS encoding fused response regulator/phosphatase, with protein MKILIVDDHPVNLFVVEKILKNAGYEDNVSLSSAQALFDYLKMESPAAAKPEADLILLDIMMPEIDGIETCRRIQQVEHLREIPIIFVTALEDSNKLAEALDVGGHDYITKPINKVELLARIRVALRLKQEKDWHAEQEQKLSHELDLAMQIQKSLLNPPLNEENIRIHVSHLPSNKLAGDMYYWHRFSENKYGVILLDMMGHGISSSLICMYISSVLRDSIKQLADPVLVIEELNRYMALLSNQTKEHNYYFTAIYLVIDTEAKTVEYVNAGHPPGYALLDNELVDLDKGCCAVGFFEEISISSTVLSYTDNVQLLLFTDGVYENHGEDENTMLEKLKYIAGQKWSGAAISPIHLLGFQEQDAPQKDDMCLLMIQGNK; from the coding sequence ATGAAAATTCTAATTGTTGATGACCATCCAGTTAATCTATTTGTTGTAGAAAAAATCCTGAAAAATGCAGGCTATGAGGATAATGTGTCTCTTTCCTCTGCTCAAGCTCTATTTGACTATTTAAAAATGGAATCACCAGCTGCCGCTAAGCCGGAAGCTGATTTGATCCTGCTCGATATTATGATGCCTGAAATTGACGGAATTGAGACGTGCAGAAGAATTCAGCAGGTCGAACATTTGCGTGAAATACCAATAATCTTCGTTACTGCTCTGGAAGACTCGAATAAACTTGCAGAGGCGCTTGATGTTGGAGGGCATGATTACATTACAAAACCTATCAATAAAGTAGAGCTTCTGGCAAGGATTAGAGTGGCCCTTCGCCTTAAACAGGAAAAGGACTGGCATGCCGAGCAGGAGCAGAAACTTTCTCATGAACTTGATCTTGCTATGCAAATTCAAAAGAGTTTATTGAATCCCCCGCTCAATGAAGAGAATATTCGCATCCATGTTTCCCATTTGCCATCGAATAAATTGGCTGGAGATATGTACTATTGGCACAGGTTCAGTGAGAATAAATACGGCGTTATTCTCCTTGATATGATGGGTCATGGTATTTCCTCTTCCCTAATTTGCATGTATATCTCTTCTGTGTTAAGAGATTCGATTAAACAGCTGGCCGACCCTGTTCTCGTTATCGAAGAGCTGAACCGGTATATGGCACTTTTATCAAATCAGACGAAGGAGCATAATTATTATTTCACGGCGATTTATCTGGTGATTGATACAGAAGCAAAAACAGTGGAATATGTAAATGCAGGTCATCCTCCTGGGTATGCTTTGCTTGATAACGAACTGGTTGATCTTGATAAAGGCTGCTGTGCGGTTGGATTTTTCGAGGAAATCAGCATTAGCAGTACAGTACTATCTTACACGGATAACGTTCAGCTTCTCCTGTTTACAGACGGTGTTTACGAAAATCATGGGGAAGATGAAAATACCATGCTTGAGAAGCTTAAATACATCGCAGGTCAAAAATGGTCAGGTGCTGCCATCTCGCCAATCCATCTGCTCGGCTTCCAGGAACAGGACGCTCCTCAGAAAGATGATATGTGCCTTCTGATGATTCAAGGGAACAAATAA
- a CDS encoding protein-glutamate O-methyltransferase CheR, protein MEENKSTNTDAALFSHREEIEMDLLLEGVYRLSGYDFRNYMRSSIGRRIQNRMRMEQIPTISRLLEQAIYEPEMLDKLLNDFSINVTEMFRNPSFFKTFREQVVPILKELPAIRIWHAGCSTGEEVYSMAILLEEEGLAERTHIFATDMNERVLELAKQGRFVLNKMQNYTKNYFLSGGTRSFSEFYTTDERFAYLKPELLNNISFAQHNLVTDQSFNEFHVIICRNVLIYFTGALQNQVHHLFHESLCDGGFIGLGDKESLKFTEVAYNYQEFNASEKIYRKIT, encoded by the coding sequence ATGGAAGAAAATAAATCAACAAATACGGATGCTGCGTTATTTAGTCACCGGGAAGAAATTGAAATGGATTTGCTTCTTGAAGGGGTCTATCGTTTATCTGGCTATGATTTCCGCAACTATATGCGTTCTTCTATTGGAAGAAGGATTCAGAACCGCATGAGAATGGAGCAAATCCCTACTATATCGAGACTTCTTGAACAAGCTATTTATGAGCCGGAGATGCTCGATAAGCTGTTAAATGATTTTTCGATTAATGTAACGGAAATGTTTAGAAATCCAAGTTTTTTCAAAACCTTCCGTGAACAGGTCGTCCCGATTCTCAAAGAGCTCCCTGCGATTCGAATTTGGCACGCCGGGTGCTCTACCGGGGAAGAGGTTTATTCCATGGCGATTCTTCTTGAGGAGGAAGGCCTCGCAGAGCGTACCCATATCTTTGCAACAGATATGAACGAACGAGTCCTTGAGTTAGCCAAACAAGGAAGATTTGTGCTTAACAAGATGCAGAATTACACGAAAAACTATTTTCTATCCGGAGGCACCCGTTCATTTTCGGAGTTTTACACAACAGATGAACGATTTGCCTATTTAAAGCCGGAGCTTCTGAATAACATAAGCTTTGCTCAGCACAATCTTGTAACGGATCAATCATTTAATGAATTTCACGTCATCATCTGCAGAAATGTCCTTATTTATTTTACCGGGGCTTTGCAAAATCAGGTTCATCATCTCTTTCACGAAAGCTTATGTGATGGAGGATTTATAGGATTGGGAGATAAAGAGTCTCTGAAATTCACAGAAGTGGCTTATAATTATCAGGAGTTTAATGCCAGTGAAAAAATTTACCGGAAAATAACGTGA